The sequence below is a genomic window from Chondrinema litorale.
CTTTTATTATCTTAACCAATCTTTATTTGATTTTTTAATGAGCTCAATCGTCACATCCGTAAGAGAGTTTTTTTTGAACCAGAATTTAGCTAAAGCTGTAAAAGCAAATTCTGCAAAGAGAAATTCTATAGATTATAAAGATGCAAAAAGCATCGGTATATATTTTAATGCTTCTGAAGAAGAACATAGCAGTAAGATCAACAACTTTGTGAAAGAACTTAAAAGCGAAGGCAAATCAGTTGAGGCTATTACTTATCTAAATTCCAGTCAAGATAACCCATATAATTTCCAGTACCACGTCTTAAAAGATGAAGATATTACCATGTTTGGGAAGATTAATGCAGAGAAGATTAATAAATTTATAGACAAAGA
It includes:
- a CDS encoding DUF6913 domain-containing protein, producing MNQNLAKAVKANSAKRNSIDYKDAKSIGIYFNASEEEHSSKINNFVKELKSEGKSVEAITYLNSSQDNPYNFQYHVLKDEDITMFGKINAEKINKFIDKEFDYLYCICTDLQTPVKYLMAASKARCRVGTYAEENSGFFELMVGNKNNNNLTELIKNMVHYSHAIKSVVA